DNA sequence from the Lynx canadensis isolate LIC74 chromosome B2, mLynCan4.pri.v2, whole genome shotgun sequence genome:
TCACAGTTTTGTTGGATTTTAATTAGATGTGACCAGtttggaaaggagaaggaaggatgaTTTCAAAGGTAGACATAAGatattatgcaaattaaaatttatgtctAACCTAGTTTATCATCAGAATCTTACTGGGGCTTTATAATACTTATCCCCAAACTCCATTCCTGCGCATTTCTATTGGGTAGGTTGGAATGCTTGAATGAATCTTAAAGTCACACTacaagaattatttatttctgttaagTAGAAGAAGCAGACAGGAAGAGTCCCCGTCACCTTCCTTTCTGGACACAAGTCTCCTCAAGGCACCCTTCACATCCTTATTTCTCAGTGTGTAGATGACAGGGTTCAACCTGGGGGTCACCAAGTTGTAGAAGAGGGTGAGGAATTTCCCTGGGTCCCGAGAAGAATTGTTTCCCGGTTGCATGTACATACAGATAATATTCCCATAGAACAAGGAGACCACGGTGAGGTGCGAGCCACACGTGCTGAAAGCCTTCCTTCTTCCCGTGGCTGACTTCACGTGCAGCACGGCCATGGCAATACAGCTGTAGGACACGAGGGTGAGGGCCAGGGGCGCCAGGACAATCATTACCGATAAGATGAAAGCAGTGGTCTCCACACCCACACTGTCCACACAGGCAATTTTTATCAGAGCCGGCATCTCACACAGGAAATGCTTACCCTCACAGTTCCCGCATCGTGGCGGCCTCATGGTGACTGGGGACATAGCCAGGGAGTTGAGGAGTCCGACCCCCCAGGTCACGGATACCAGCTTCCAACAGAGCCGAGGGCGCATAACGATGGAGTAGCGGAGGGGCTCGCAGATGGCGGCGAAGCGGTCATAAGCCATGACTGCCAGGAGGACGCATTCTGTGCCACCCAGCCCCAGGAACATGAAGAGCTGGATGGCACAACCTGTGTAACTGATGGTCTTGTCTGGACCACCCAAGTTGAAGAGCAGCTGGGGGACAGAACTGGTGGTGAAGCAGAGATCCAGGAAGGACAGGTTGGttaggaagaaatacatgggtGTGCGGAGGCAGGGGTCCAGGCGGGACACCAAGATAATGACGGTGTTGCCCACCAAGGTCACAAGGTAGAAGATGAGCACAAACACGAAGAGGGTCTGCTCTAGCTGGGGTCTGTCTGAGAACCCCAACAAGACGAACTGTTCCTGGCAGCTCTGGTTGGTCATGACCACGGACCATCAGTACAGGCCCGCAAGGAGGCAGACAGGTGCACGCTGCTCTCTTAGTAAAGTAGGCTAAGGAACTGATGGAGACCTGGGTCATAGCAAGTGCAAACAAGTATGTAAATTCCAACATTCTGTACAGACACTGACTGCGTGTTTTAGGAAGGATATCTCTTTTTATTGGCTTCTTCGATTTCTTTTTGGATatcaaaaaaaaagtacagatcATTGTAGAATTTTTGGAAAACAcagacatatataaaatataggaaaagatTACCCACACCCCAGAAACAACCACTATTGTAATATTGATTTATTTCCTTTCGGCCTTTTCTTGAATACAACCTAAATCTCAGTATGTTTAGAAATATTATATTGTGGATTGCCTTTCACTCAATTTTATATTGGGAAAATTTGCCTCaggtttgcttttttatttactttttctatattttatttatttttgcaagcagagagcaggggaggggcagaaagagagggagacacagtatccaaagcaggctctaggctccgagctgtcagcacagagcctgacacggggctctaactcaaggaccgtgagatcatggcctaagctgaagtcggatgtccaaccaactgagccacccaggcgccccttacttttttttttaatgtttatttttgagagagagagagagagagcaagagagagaaagaggcaatgtgggcaaggggcagagtgagagggggacagaggatcctaagtgggctctgggctgacagcagagagtaggatgcagggctcgaactcaccaaccatgagatcatgacctgagctgaagtcagatgctcaaccaactgagccacgcaggtgccctgcctagattttaaaattttacaaaaactaATCATGAATGTCTGCATAATATGCCTATAGCTGTGTCATCATTTTCCCCAAACATTTCCCTTTAGTCGTTAaggatatttcaatatttttaaggtCTTGAGAGAGATTGTGGAAACATCTGTTTCTACTGCACCCTAACTGACATGTTTTTCCTTAAGTCTTTGGCAATTGTttgctcaaaaacaaacaaacaaaaatctcatatgtttttaaatttgaagctATCAGCCATggaattgattcatttttttgatgCTCATGAGCTTTTCACGTTTGCAAAAACATTTCTTTGTCTGTGAGCTACATTGTCCAGATCATAGAAAAGATTTCcaacagaattagaaaataacCCTTTGCATTGGAACGAAAGCAGGAGTAAAGGCTGATCCTCTTTTAGTCATTGGAATTCGAGGCACAACCTTTCCATTTGTACTGGACAACTGAATCTATAACGACCTATAACATCCTTTGGGGATGACAACATCCTGCTTCCATTGTGTCCTCTCTAGGAAATTCTGGTTTTCCTAACCTACAAATATATCCACATAGTTCATAAAGTTTCCTTGTACGAAGGGCCCAATTATGTAAAGTTTTCAATGTCAATGGCATTTTAACAATTTCTTCCTTGTATGAGTGATGTtcataattatactttttaacTGGGTATAATTGAGACAGACTTATAGTTGTTAATCACATCAAATTCTAAAATGacataaattagaaaatgattaaaaataatttcataaacataaaacatttatgtaaCACTAAAATGATGTGATAAAACTATGAATGACATAAACACAAAAtgatttaattctatttatacaatttagaaatttatatacatgcttatttatacaatttagaaattttaatacaTTGACACAGAATGCTAtcatgttgttttaaaaataaatctgctttttttttaatagccaagaAAGAGCTATTCTAATAGCTCTTTCTAATAGCCAAGAAAGAGCCAACgaagaaaaaaagctaaatgaaacaATTTCTCATATTTCAAACTGATCGATCAATTCAAAAGTCATAAATGGgttctttataaaaacatttctatgcacaagaaaattctcaaaatccTTTCAATACTTCCTGGACCCAAAGATTCCCTTGATTATGtaattaaagaagtaaaagtttTAGGTTCATTTTAATGTGCCAAAGGCACTGCCGAAATTACACACTTTAAAACATTCAAAGATGATTTTATGGCCTGTCACGTAAGGGACGTTTCTCAGCACCTGGAATTATTAGAGATGCTTCCGGTGCTCGATCTACAGAAAATGGAGTCAGAAGACCTTGACTTGGTGCTCTGTGGGTCGTCCTGTGAGCCACCCTCTTGCTTAGGTGCGTAAAGAGCTTTGTGACTCTGCCAGTTACTGCTTAGTTACACAGCTAGTTCCTACTATAGCTGGTGGTCCGGGGAGAtccaggagaggcaggggagagtgAAGGAGCCACAACCCCGCCTCCACCTCTGCACCGGTAGCTCAGACATACTGATGTCTTGCACACCATCACGTTTGTCAAGTGCCTTGCATTTAGTAAACCATGTGATAGATACTAGTTATTACTATTATAAGCAGGAAAAACCAGGTCTGTGTTATATACGATCAAGACGAGAACTTCTCCCGTGCTATTTGGAATATCTTAGCAGTATTATCAGCAAAGACTAAACAGTCTTAATTATAGCTGTATAGATGATTTGAGAAACAAACTTTTGACTGGACGTCATATTTTAAGTGATTTGAGGAGAGCTCTGCTGATCTGTATGTTGATACAACCTTAAGTCAGAGAAGTTAACAttatcatctgtgaaataaaaattactaaagtAATTctgcattcagtaaatattcatggaGCCCCTATTATATGCCACCCACTGGATTGTATCCTAGAGATACACTGCTCGTGAAACTAGATagtgaggtgcctgagtggctcagttggttaggcgtctgatttcagctcaggtcatgatctcgcagtttgtgagttcaagccccgcatcaggctccgtgctgacagctcagagcctggagcctgcttcggattctgcgtctccctctctctctgcccctcccctgttcatgctctgtctctctctttctctcaaaaataaataaacattaaaaaaaaaaaagaaaagcaactagATAGCAATTTACCTCACGGATTTATAGTGTAGTGGGAGAAACAGACATTCATCAAAAACTCACAATGAAAGTACAATGACTAACAGTATTATTAAGCATTGACTtagtgccaagcactgtgctaagtatttcTGGGAGGGGGGGGACtgttttatttcatcctcatACCTGAATTTGAGGATATAGGTACTAAATAACTTACCAAGGGTGCAGAGTTAGGAAGCTATGGATGTGGGATTCGGGTCCAGGCCTGTTTGACTGTCAAGCCAAGTTTCTAAACACCATGGGACTAAAACAGAAACATAATGCATTAGCCCATGACCTCAGTAACCTTCCATTTGATGCAATTGACTAGTTTGGTCCTAACTGAAGGAGAATGTCAAAGAAGTCAATGTAAGACAAATCAAGCTAAGGAAATGTCACCAAAACTCAgttttcttaaacaaataaaaaatacatatttattcattagttCACAAGTTGctggattttaaattaaaaataaatgataggggcgcctgggtggcgcagtcggttgagcgtccgacttcagccaggtcacgatctcgcggtccgcgagttcgagccctgcgtccggctctgggctgatggctcggagcctggagcctgtttctgattctgtgtctccctctctctctgcccctcccccgttcatgctctgtctctctctgtcccaaaaaataaataaatgttgaaaaaaatttttttttaaataaataaataaataaataaaataaatgataaattcaaACATAACTGTATTATTGTCCAatataaatagttaaaaataaccttttttgtAAACGAGATTTTTGCAAATATAacctaaaacaatttttagaaaggATTATGATTGAAATTATTAGAAGGACAATGTGACAATTTATTTTCCCGAGATCACAGAGAAACAAgttaaacatgcaaaaaaatttagatgcattttgcaaatatttaaatcaataattATAGCCAGAATATATTAtgttatctatccatctatcatctatctacattatatatgttatattatatatatattatatctctctatatctatacttttagttattattttatgtctATATTGACAGatactctatttttaattattttattttatgtcgTTAAATATATGGtgctttatgtgtttatttttttcttacttattgAGCATTAATTTTCTTTAGGTGTCAGGTGGGTGGAAACATGCCTGGACACCTGGGAAGATCTGTGATTTTCTGTCTGAGCTCAGTGATCTTGCTAATCTGATCCTCCTTCATCTGTTACAGGCTTGGAGGTGTTAGAAAACTTAAGTCAAATTTGACAGGCAAGAGTTAGTTGCTGGAAAGAGCTGGGAGGCATAGGATAGAGGAGGGGTAGAAGGAAGGCGAGAGGAACGAGAAATAGTTGCAAATGTAGTGAAACAAAGTACAGAGGTCTGAGTTTTTCCTAAAGGTCACCCAGTCAATGGAAGAATGACAATAATGATTCAAGAGAGCCAGTAATATCAGTTAAAGCACCATCAACAGATATGAAAATTGGTAGATCAAGGATTCAAGATACAAGTATGTGTTCAGAATGATTAGAACAAACTGACGTAGGAAGAGTTAAGAGTGCCATCTTGGACCGTGCACTTTAGTGCTGGAAGATAGTATGTGAAACTATTTTCGCTCTTTATGAGAGacctttttgtactttttatcgCTTCAACTTTTGGGTATATTATTTcgatacaaatatatattttttaaatgaaacttacaatctactacttaaaaaatataaataccaaacATACAGCTCAAAGCAATATATGACAACAATTGTTCAAGTCCTGGCTTTACCCTTACTAGTCACATAACATTAGTCAAGATTTTTAACCACGCtgttctcagttttcttatccgTGAAATAGGAATAGAAAAGCGTATGCCTTGTAGGAATATTGTAAGGATGAAGTCATGTATGTAATTATATTGAATAGCATATTGAACCATATCTTAACAATGTAATAGAGACTATTATTGTGTTGTTCTGATTATTAGTATGACTTTCATTCAATTGTTATCTTTCTTTATACTCCATTGTTAAGTCTTGTCTATTCCACTGTGAAATGGAA
Encoded proteins:
- the LOC115514710 gene encoding olfactory receptor 2W3-like, translated to MTNQSCQEQFVLLGFSDRPQLEQTLFVFVLIFYLVTLVGNTVIILVSRLDPCLRTPMYFFLTNLSFLDLCFTTSSVPQLLFNLGGPDKTISYTGCAIQLFMFLGLGGTECVLLAVMAYDRFAAICEPLRYSIVMRPRLCWKLVSVTWGVGLLNSLAMSPVTMRPPRCGNCEGKHFLCEMPALIKIACVDSVGVETTAFILSVMIVLAPLALTLVSYSCIAMAVLHVKSATGRRKAFSTCGSHLTVVSLFYGNIICMYMQPGNNSSRDPGKFLTLFYNLVTPRLNPVIYTLRNKDVKGALRRLVSRKEGDGDSSCLLLLLNRNK